One window of Thermocoleostomius sinensis A174 genomic DNA carries:
- a CDS encoding peptidase M15A — MAGLNAAHRNHYFLQEAERTGIHQPILAALYRVHQQPQLNDGEVGLGIAPANRIALEQVSTFPEQVQFAANTIRSLTDKLVAQGWKGEEFWEPTQGRYSDRFLGVIANGYNPPANDLVAARLEACDRPTLIQAYLDSLVIEQSASSDTEHAPSTVAYLDGALQQFVEHITRHYVGLSYQREALLEALRIWRKLDSRPAIVASLLSSSQSESQSNQSDSREGNGEDRTLDDRLIQAVQPLSSSFAGYPHQREALIRLVQRWRQLPSRRATILSLSTNTAAEVEICAIDSALIAFAQSVSRRYRGQGEQRYALTETYRVWHELESRTLVLKELGIDAQVLTASNPDQAALIDAAAQIDRALLEFIRRTPVEFAATQSQREALIRLVQLWQGLDDRSGAIQELLEQVRRMETAHRTSPDAPFAPQPIALPPRPMTWTPETIQLHAAIVPNGSFTWAEATQGGKHAPPNLATVEAIERMAKAAQHACDRIHRPFQILRWYDASKVSPDVNQRMVGALDRRHELGDAIEFYCDGLTGNQIYYALDPWWPGGLGRYTQYPLLCYLDCRHDRVRWTW, encoded by the coding sequence ATGGCAGGACTCAATGCTGCTCATCGCAACCACTATTTTTTGCAAGAAGCAGAGCGAACTGGAATTCATCAGCCAATTCTGGCAGCCCTATACCGGGTGCATCAACAGCCTCAACTCAATGATGGCGAGGTTGGGTTAGGAATTGCGCCTGCCAATCGTATCGCTTTGGAGCAAGTTAGTACGTTTCCAGAGCAAGTACAATTTGCCGCTAACACCATTCGCAGCCTGACAGATAAGCTGGTGGCGCAAGGATGGAAAGGAGAAGAGTTTTGGGAACCAACGCAAGGACGCTATAGCGATCGCTTTCTAGGAGTCATTGCCAATGGCTACAATCCACCTGCCAATGATTTGGTGGCAGCTCGTCTGGAAGCTTGCGATCGCCCCACCCTCATTCAAGCCTATCTAGACAGTTTGGTGATTGAACAGTCTGCAAGCTCAGACACCGAGCACGCTCCATCTACGGTTGCCTATTTGGATGGGGCCCTACAGCAGTTTGTTGAACACATCACTCGTCATTATGTGGGCTTGTCCTATCAACGAGAAGCCTTATTGGAAGCTCTGCGGATTTGGCGTAAACTCGACTCGCGTCCGGCGATCGTGGCATCGCTGCTGTCATCGAGTCAATCAGAGAGTCAATCCAATCAATCCGATTCCCGTGAGGGCAATGGAGAGGACAGAACCCTGGATGATCGGCTGATCCAGGCTGTGCAACCACTGTCGTCATCATTTGCGGGCTATCCTCACCAGCGAGAGGCATTGATTCGGCTGGTGCAACGATGGCGACAACTGCCTTCTCGCCGGGCCACGATTTTGTCTCTGTCCACAAACACCGCTGCCGAAGTCGAGATCTGTGCGATCGATTCGGCCTTGATAGCGTTTGCCCAGTCTGTTTCTCGTCGCTATCGAGGTCAAGGAGAACAGCGCTATGCCCTCACGGAAACCTACCGGGTTTGGCACGAACTAGAGAGTCGAACCTTGGTGCTGAAAGAATTGGGAATTGATGCGCAGGTCTTGACTGCCAGCAATCCCGATCAAGCGGCATTAATTGATGCGGCTGCGCAGATCGATCGGGCGTTGCTGGAGTTCATTCGACGAACACCAGTGGAGTTTGCAGCGACACAATCGCAGCGGGAAGCCCTGATTCGCTTGGTGCAGCTTTGGCAGGGGCTAGACGATCGCAGCGGTGCGATTCAGGAACTGCTTGAGCAGGTACGCCGCATGGAAACGGCTCATCGCACTTCCCCGGATGCTCCCTTCGCTCCACAGCCGATCGCCCTCCCTCCCCGGCCTATGACTTGGACGCCAGAGACCATTCAACTGCATGCAGCAATTGTACCCAATGGCAGTTTCACGTGGGCAGAGGCTACCCAAGGCGGAAAACACGCTCCTCCTAACTTGGCAACGGTCGAGGCGATCGAGCGCATGGCTAAAGCGGCTCAACACGCGTGCGATCGAATCCACCGTCCCTTTCAGATTCTGCGATGGTATGATGCCTCGAAAGTGAGTCCTGATGTAAATCAACGAATGGTTGGAGCACTCGATCGACGTCATGAGCTTGGCGATGCCATTGAATTCTACTGTGATGGTTTAACTGGCAACCAGATTTATTATGCCCTCGACCCTTGGTGGCCGGGTGGACTCGGCCGCTATACCCAGTACCCGCTGCTTTGTTATCTTGACTGTCGCCACGATCGGGTGCGTTGGACGTGGTAA
- a CDS encoding phytanoyl-CoA dioxygenase family protein, which yields MLGDESDMALVNIGRGPVSYNYYVLRGILDEAIIQEIRSVAQLLPRQEGLYSRSGLNKMYVYLDKMPSLVALLPQLFDDLHIIGSNFFCSEPTDPKQESHGEWHTGHSLYFGVEGGTAMTLWIPLQDLNEETGGRLKLYNGRYISQMDDLLDCQVRHAGNSISNKHSILQFLNHELEANHKAENMSVGDVLLFDEMLPHQAEKCRIHREVFAVRLVLGNYSLNKELIQKVITRYQTVPGENNFAVEYLENLMEYNEYKFPGSPERAHMDSIQETMPVESVTERTVFQRVRERLRVR from the coding sequence TTGTTAGGAGATGAATCTGATATGGCGCTTGTAAATATTGGTCGTGGGCCAGTGTCCTACAACTACTATGTTTTACGTGGCATTCTAGATGAGGCAATCATCCAGGAGATTCGATCTGTCGCTCAATTATTACCTCGGCAGGAGGGGTTGTACAGTCGAAGCGGCCTCAACAAAATGTATGTTTATCTAGATAAAATGCCGTCGTTGGTTGCGCTGCTTCCTCAGCTTTTTGATGATCTCCACATCATCGGCAGCAACTTTTTTTGTAGTGAGCCTACTGACCCCAAACAAGAATCTCATGGTGAGTGGCATACAGGGCATAGCCTCTACTTTGGTGTAGAGGGAGGAACTGCCATGACCTTGTGGATTCCCCTTCAAGATCTGAATGAAGAGACAGGGGGGCGTCTCAAGCTCTATAACGGTCGGTACATTAGTCAGATGGATGACCTCCTAGACTGTCAGGTACGCCATGCCGGTAACAGCATCTCTAATAAGCATTCTATTCTACAATTTCTCAATCACGAACTAGAGGCAAATCACAAAGCAGAGAACATGTCTGTTGGTGATGTCTTGCTCTTTGATGAAATGCTCCCACACCAAGCAGAGAAGTGTCGTATACATCGTGAGGTGTTTGCTGTGCGCCTCGTATTGGGGAATTACAGTCTTAACAAAGAGTTGATACAGAAAGTTATTACACGATATCAGACTGTTCCTGGAGAAAATAACTTTGCTGTTGAATATCTTGAGAACCTCATGGAATACAATGAATACAAGTTTCCTGGCTCGCCGGAAAGAGCGCATATGGATTCTATCCAAGAAACAATGCCTGTTGAATCCGTAACAGAACGAACCGTATTTCAACGAGTTCGAGAACGATTGCGAGTAAGATAA
- a CDS encoding HAD family hydrolase: protein MPLQPLNVDLRAVRLIATDMDGTLTQAGKFTPALLQALLDLALVDIPVVIVTGRSAGWVQGVAHYLPIAGAIAENGGLFYSRHSEASELLTPIADIAVHRQKLAAMFRELQVAFPSIQASHDNPFRLTDWTFDVEGLRPEDLRQMSNHCHDQGWGFTYSTVQCHIKPAQQNKAIGLLEVLSRYFPQYTAEHIVTVGDSPNDESLFNRHHFPMSVGVANVLAYVDQLTHRPTFITQSPEAAGFCELANYLMQFKKEKNILKDC, encoded by the coding sequence ATGCCACTACAACCGTTGAATGTAGACCTCCGTGCCGTTCGTCTGATTGCCACCGACATGGATGGAACACTGACACAGGCTGGTAAATTTACTCCGGCGTTGCTGCAAGCGCTACTAGATCTGGCGCTTGTTGACATTCCAGTTGTGATTGTGACCGGACGGTCGGCGGGTTGGGTTCAAGGCGTAGCCCATTATTTACCCATTGCAGGAGCAATTGCTGAAAACGGCGGCTTGTTTTATTCAAGACATTCGGAAGCCAGCGAGTTGTTGACTCCGATCGCCGATATTGCCGTGCATCGGCAGAAATTAGCCGCCATGTTTCGCGAGCTACAGGTAGCGTTCCCGTCGATTCAAGCCTCGCACGATAACCCGTTTCGCCTCACCGACTGGACGTTTGATGTAGAGGGACTGCGCCCAGAAGATCTACGGCAAATGTCCAATCACTGTCATGATCAAGGCTGGGGCTTTACCTACAGCACAGTGCAGTGTCACATCAAACCAGCCCAACAAAACAAGGCCATCGGGCTACTAGAGGTGCTCAGTCGCTATTTTCCTCAGTACACAGCCGAGCATATTGTCACCGTCGGTGATAGTCCCAATGACGAAAGCCTGTTCAATCGCCATCATTTTCCGATGTCTGTAGGGGTTGCTAATGTACTAGCCTATGTTGATCAATTGACCCATCGCCCCACGTTCATCACTCAATCTCCTGAAGCCGCGGGGTTTTGTGAACTAGCGAACTACCTGATGCAATTCAAAAAAGAGAAAAACATTCTGAAAGATTGCTGA
- a CDS encoding peroxiredoxin family protein translates to MANAVDLTGLFSERFFKNFLPIPATNQFPLGIFAPPFELCHIQTRQWVRLSDYTAVHPVVLAFTRIFTERHYCPLCYPHIKAMNQAYEQFRQRGVEVLMISSTDALQSQIVIQDLGITMPFLSDPTCQVFRLYEVGQALGAPLPAQFIVDRSGRLRFRHLFSFLEPNASVERLLSALDTIDSL, encoded by the coding sequence ATGGCCAATGCGGTGGATCTGACTGGACTATTTAGCGAGCGGTTTTTCAAGAACTTCTTACCCATTCCCGCCACCAACCAGTTTCCCCTTGGGATTTTTGCTCCCCCGTTTGAACTTTGCCACATTCAGACGCGGCAGTGGGTCAGGCTATCCGACTACACGGCTGTCCATCCTGTCGTTTTAGCGTTCACGCGCATCTTCACCGAGCGCCACTATTGTCCGCTGTGCTATCCCCATATTAAAGCGATGAATCAAGCCTACGAGCAGTTTAGGCAGCGCGGAGTCGAGGTGTTGATGATCAGCAGTACGGATGCATTACAAAGCCAAATCGTCATTCAAGACTTAGGAATCACAATGCCATTCCTCAGTGACCCAACCTGTCAGGTATTTCGGCTCTATGAGGTGGGACAAGCACTGGGTGCTCCTTTGCCAGCCCAGTTCATTGTGGATCGATCGGGTCGGCTGCGCTTCCGCCATTTGTTTTCTTTTCTAGAGCCAAATGCTAGCGTAGAACGGCTGCTGTCTGCTCTTGATACGATCGACTCTCTCTAA